One Ogataea parapolymorpha DL-1 chromosome VI, whole genome shotgun sequence DNA window includes the following coding sequences:
- a CDS encoding U4/U6.U5 tri-snRNP component SNU23, with protein MSSTDSYGRRTWDEAEYAERARQKQQQNSQTADPSAKKNVRKFFESRREQLEKVEKFNSVTFVGSMNAKEASFFCDVCNRRFKDDLKFVEHLNSKEHLVNSGFSHESELQREVTLDQVKERLKQLKAKMERTQENASEVDFATGVQQMREKYEKEKQKKKAKKRKRQERQDPDVDEEDLEIKKLMGFGSFKK; from the coding sequence ATGTCTTCCACCGACTCCTATGGTCGTCGGACCTGGGACGAGGCCGAGTATGCGGAGCGGGCGCGacaaaagcagcagcagaacAGCCAGACTGCTGACCCTTCGGCGAAGAAGAACGTGCGCAAGTTTTTTGAGTCGCGCAGGGAGCAGTTAGAGAAGGTTGAGAAGTTCAACAGTGTCACGTTTGTGGGTTCTATGAATGCCAAGGAAGCCAGTTTCTTTTGCGATGTTTGCAATAGACGATTTAAGGACGACCTCAAGTTTGTGGAACACCTCAATTCCAAGGAGCATTTGGTGAATTCTGGATTTTCGCACGAGTCAGAGCTTCAGCGCGAAGTGACGCTCGACCAGGTGAAGGAAAGACTCAAGCAATTGAAGGCAAAGATGGAAAGGACCCAGGAGAATGCTTCTGAGGTTGATTTTGCTACAGGAGTGCAACAAATGAGAGAGAAGtacgagaaggagaagcagaagaagaaagccaagAAACGGAAACGACAGGAGCGACAGGACCCTGACGTAGACGAGGAGGACCTTgaaatcaagaaattgatgGGGTTTGGCAGCTTCAAAAAGTAG